A single Kryptolebias marmoratus isolate JLee-2015 linkage group LG7, ASM164957v2, whole genome shotgun sequence DNA region contains:
- the LOC119617173 gene encoding uncharacterized protein LOC119617173 — protein sequence MKLFKLILFYHLLFFYNLGVKSIENDIRMFFRSILGCLEQMQQDSAGSFVHERLQRELRDHVNILSGFLSQSRIILDSRNREVANTLQSLHASLQIVLAATESNQRSRSENREVFLPPRVMTGHQGRPPYNISEEQISHLLSLGMNWQNIAICLGVSSRTLYRHRDRLGIQPLAYTAISDVQLNRFVAEILQSTTNAGETYVHGSLRSRGLRIQRWRVRQSLLEIDPVGRCFRRRHAIRRRIYHVSTSNQLWHIDGNHKLVRWRMVFHGCVDGFSRTIIYLACLDNNRASSVLSLFISGVHNFGIPSRVRCDHGLENTGVARFMLYRRGLNRNSVITGRSVHNQRIERLWAELNRVVSFHYIHLFNFMEEHGVLDSLNELHLFCLHYIFLPRIQRAATEFQNQWNNHGLSTQGGQTPLQLWQRGIVNNVGIHNPSMNGICDIDSHHGFDDHTPICQLHSRNNVVVPSINITISDRIMDSLQQTFDPFEDDGNYGIDLFCNFVCFLERRHS from the exons ATGAAACTATTCAAATTGATCCTGTTTtatcatctgttgtttttctataaTTTGGGAGTGAAGAGCATTGAAAATGACATTAGAATGTTTTTCAGAAGTATACTGGGATGTTTGGAACAAATGCAACAAGATTCTGCAGGTTCCTTTGTTCATGAGAGGCTCCAAAGAGAACTTCGTgatcatgtaaatattttatctggATTTCTGTCACAATCAAGAATCATCCTGGATTCAAGGAACAGAGAAGTAGCCAATACACTACAGTCTTTGCATGCAAGTCTGCAGATTGTGCTGGCAGCAACTGAATCAAATCAAAGGAGTAGATCTGAAAACAGAGAAGTCTTTTTGCCCCCAAGAGTCATGACAGGACACCAAGGCCGGCCTCCTTACAACATTTCAGAGGAGCAAATATCTCATTTACTATCTCTTGGAATGAACTggcaaaatattgcaatatgCTTAGGGGTAAGCAGTCGAACCCTCTATAGGCACAGAGATCGGCTTGGAATTCAACCACTGGCTTATACAGCAATCTCTGATGTCCAACTTAATAGATTTGTTGCAGAAATTCTTCAATCAACCACCAACGCAGGTGAAACGTATGTACATGGGAGCTTAAGGTCACGTGGATTACGCATTCAAAGATGGCGTGTTAGACAAAGTCTGCTAGAAATTGATCCTGTTGGTCGATGCTTTAGAAGACGCCATGCAATACGCCGACGGATTTACCATGTTTCAACGTCCAATCAATTATG gcACATAGATGGAAACCACAAACTTGTGAGATGGAGAATGGTGTTCCATGGATGTGTAGACGGATTCAGCCGGACCATCATCTATCTTGCTTGTCTAGACAACAACAGAGCATCAAGTGTTTTGTCACTATTTATTAGTGGCGTTCATAACTTTGGAATACCATCCAGAGTAAGATGTGACCATGGACTAGAAAACACTGGAGTTGCTCGTTTCATGCTTTACAGGAGAGGATTAAACAGAAATAGTGTCATTACTGGCCGGTCAGTGCATAATCAGAGAATAGAGAGATTGTGGGCAGAGTTAAATAGAGTTGTGTCATTTCATTATATTCATCTTTTTAACTTCATGGAGGAGCATGGTGTATTAGATTCACTTAATgaattgcatttgttttgtcttcattacATCTTTCTGCCACGGATTCAGAGAGCTGCAACTGAATTTCAGAATCAGTGGAATAACCATGGACTTTCAACACAAGGAGGGCAAACCCCTCTTCAACTTTGGCAAAGGGGCATAGTCAACAATGTAGGAATACACAATCCAAGTATGAATGGTATTTGTGACATAGACAGTCACCATGGCTTTGATGACCACACACCAATTTGTCAGTTACATAGTCGTAATAATGTTGTTGTTCCATCTATTAATATTACCATCAGTGATCGTATTATGGATTCTCTTCAACAAACCTTTGATCCATTTGAAGATGATGGAAACTATGGTATAgatttgttttgcaattttgtATGTTTCCTTGAAAGAAGGCATTCCTAA
- the LOC108234854 gene encoding uncharacterized protein LOC108234854: MERPNEPGALQQAIGVLRSILSSPETVTTLSSSLGQQRASSSASNVTHSAIEDEMSQLFRPSNASGGQSIQTPGQTAGMQQSLRYQSQRHFGKWSSQPRKRARIHYHDTFHKDIILLPKPSSCVVIKHRTKQELHDKGHILYGFEFQKSWDQNTVIEQIKQAFGEKLSVDVSLECLMSCGSKLISPKLRSGQELDANLIHKIYKSKALYIRPSRPILDDMSGYSSDDNNCDESTSSTRQLRSSSQSRPHPRVDSSADSFTSTVAAYAQNGSGSSSSLPFSSSVEGSSSLDPSDACRTGSSLPSLGLPTASHLQSTSTHQQSANYENYLSVVAALSDLSSDDEELNQAILASLESERCNPECSVPATEILQELAIKINNQKKCKFNINRTTVLDGAIRGFKRGTYDPCHTIYVKFSDDMGVPEEAVDLGGPRREFLRLLMEALLQSSMFEGEEGKMNLALDSTSMREDKYFIAGRSIAVSLVHGGPPAGFLSPTLYSCLVDGPEFVKPVLEDVADRHLREKIKKITESQSFEDLLTTTEPLEEYLANAGCLRQLKRLEDKDRLVDDILMFQVIHRVRGPFERFRDGLRTLGVLDKIQAHPESFRPLLCWSPSILTADLIDTLFTIHLSPVGSNKRNAEEIVIPFWRDYLSDAEDQEGTKKLGMILAFATGASTVPAIGFSPQPSVEFLHHEAGSGTPSKFPKANTCINCLKLPLHTSYKDFQEHMDFALGNTHGFGIA; the protein is encoded by the exons ATGGAGAGGCCAAATGAGCCAGGAGCCCTTCAGCAAGCCATTGGGGTTTTAAGAAGTATTTTATCATCTCCTGAAACTGTCACAACGTTGTCCTCATCTCTTGGGCAACAAAGGGCAAGCTCGTCTGCCTCTAATGTCACTCATAGCGCGATTGAAGACGAAATGAGTCAACTTTTCAGACCCAGCAACGCCTCAGGCGGACAGTCAATCCAAACACCAGGCCAAACTGCAGGGATGCAGCAGTCATTAAGATATCAGAGTCAGAGACACTTTGGAAAGTGGAGCTCCCAACCGAGGAAAAG ggCCAGAATACATTATCATGATACTTTCCACAAAGACATCATCCTGCTTCCGAAGCCATCAAGTTGTGTTGTCATAAAACACCGGACAAAGCAAGAGTTGCATGATAAGGGGCACATACTATATGGATTTGAATTCCAGAAATCTTGGGACCAAAACACTGTAATTGAACAAATTAAACAGGCGTTTGGTGAAAAACTGTCTGTTGATGTGAG tttggagTGTTTGATGTCTTGTGGCAGCAAATTAATTTCCCCCAAACTGCGTTCCGGGCAAGAACTGGATGCCAATCttatacataaaatatataaatcaaaagCCCTCTACATAAGACCATCAAGACCGATTCTG GATGACATGTCAGGCTACAGCAGTGACGACAACAACTGTGATGAAAGCACCAGTTCAACAAGGCAACTGCGCTCCTCATCCCAGAGTAGACCTCATCCAAGAGTAGATTCATCTGCTGACTCTTTCACCAGTACAGTGGCTGCCTATGCACAAAACg GAAGTGGGTCTTCTTCCAGCCTCCCTTTTTCCTCATCTGTTGAAGGGTCATCGTCACTCGACCCATCTGATGCATGCAGAACCGGATCAAGCCTACCCTCTCTGGGATTGCCCACAGCTTCCCATCTACAGTCGACCTCAACACATCAACAGTCAGCTAACTATGAGAATTATCTTTCTGTAGTGGCTGCTCTATCTGATTTGTCCTCTGATGATGAGGAATTGAACCAGGCCATTCTAGCAAGTCTGGAAAGTGAAAG ATGCAACCCAGAATGTTCTGTGCCAGCAACAGAGATTTTACAAGAGCTtgcaataaaaatcaataatcaGAAGAAATGCAAGTTCAATATTAACCGAACAACAGTGCTGGATGGAGCAATTAGAGGTTTCAAACGTGGGACATACGATCCATGTCACACCATCTATGTGAAGTTTTCTGATGACATGGGAGTACCTGAAGAAGCTGTTGACCTGGGGGGCCCAAGAAGAGAATTTCTCAGGCTTCTAATGGAAGCTTTGCTTCAGTCTTCAATGTTTGAGGGAGAAGAGGGCAAAATGAACTTGGCTCTTGATAGCACAT CCATGAGAGAAGACAAGTACTTCATTGCAGGCAGATCCATTGCAGTAAGCCTTGTACATGGTGGCCCCCCTGCTGGTTTTCTCTCCCCAACCCTCTACTCTTGCCTTGTTGATGGCCCAGAATTTGTTAAGCCTGTCCTGGAAGATGTTGCTGATAGACACCTCcgtgagaaaattaaaaag ATCACAGAGAGCCAATCTTTTGAAGATTTGCTAACAACAACAGAGCCCCTTGAAGAGTATTTGGCTAATGCTGGCTGTCTGAGACAGCTGAAGAGACTGGAAGACAAGGATCGGCTTGTGGATGACATTCTAATGTTCCAAGTGATACACAGAGTACGTGGACCTTTTGAGAG gTTTCGGGATGGACTGAGGACACTTGGAGTGCTAGACAAAATTCAAGCTCACCCAGAGAGTTTTCGACCACTTCTGTGCTGGTCTCCTTCAATCCTGACAGCTGACCTGATTGACACTCTCTTCACAATCCACTTGTCACCGGTtggcagcaacaaaagaaatgctGAGGAAATTGTAATCCCATTCTGGAGAGACTACCTTTCAGATGCTGAGG ATCAAGAGGGCACAAAGAAACTGGGAATGATTTTGGCCTTTGCCACTGGAGCCAGTACTGTTCCAGCAATTGGCTTCTCTCCTCAGCCGTCAGTTGAATTTCTTCACCATGAGGCTGGTTCTGGAACCCCGTCTAAGTTCCCCAAAGCAAACACTTGCATTAATTGCTTGAAATTACCCCTGCATACATCCTACAAAGACTTTCAGGAACATATGGACTTTGCATTGGGCAACACCCATGGTTTTGGTATTgcctaa